The proteins below come from a single Bactrocera dorsalis isolate Fly_Bdor chromosome 5, ASM2337382v1, whole genome shotgun sequence genomic window:
- the LOC105227206 gene encoding zinc finger protein 316 isoform X4 translates to MAINFSASFAACIAAGLKVPRQIMYCITQDTGQPYVLYKDSQDGERNPAAIGGSAAQWGSEMYPGIQQQAQQHLQAQQQQNGQNPAAQIASAAQAAAAAVAQQQQQQQQQQQGQQPQSPTGDPRENGGDGVGRQQGSPSTSPYPPQQRVNGGGPPDDDVTMNQVANLQASQQQNSAQSNPNQSNNDPQQHQSTGRDGGAGNPQQQHVQNGGPTQPGQPNDNFQTPQGGELGGYYAPRHPAPQGAMLPPPGFPALHYLNKPVLPGMANAMEQNGGLEGYAMPELLPGGAGGGGDQQGNNGPQNGGAGGNGGNAHNSGANGSGGGEGAVGAAGGAGNGNGAGTGTGGAGGTGTGTGTGSGRGRHPNPNKPPKPHSDLRLFKCLTCGKDFKQKSTLLQHDRIHTDARPYPCSECGKRFRQQSHLTQHLRIHANEKPFTCGYCSRSFRQRAILNQHIRIHSDVSPNLIFKNGPHPTLWPQDVPYPGDETDTKNDIAGGSGYHDEDSQGTPDGSGGIHYPSYFKDSKGNKNWQKILPDVLQHIGVRPANMPLYVRCPICDKEFKQKTTLLQHGCIHIESRPYPCPECGKRFRQQSHLTQHLRIHTNEKPFGCLYCPRFFRQRTILNQHIRIHTGEKPYKCAQCGKDFRQKAILDQHTRTHQVGDRPFCCPMPNCRRRFATENEVTKHIDNHMNPNTTKRPRQSNTNNPNAANANNPNANSHAAAAAAAAAANHLMNETKNAAQQFLNNNNPAAAGGDNKANILPRAMAAVQNAAVQQSVVKNELYFPQCYGPPFQQTFQTQGQPTAAHSGGAASQPPVNVTVPNSVAPGVVVQQNTPTSVVAQ, encoded by the exons ATGGCGATCAATTTCTCCGCATCCTTTGCGGCTTGCATCGCCGCTGGACTGAAGGTACCGCGACAAATAATGTATTGCATCACGCAAGACACCGGCCAGCCCTATGTGCTGTACAAGGACTCACAGGATGGCGAACGCAATCCGGCCGCGATTGGCGGTTCGGCCGCGCAGTGGGGCAGCGAAATGTATCCGGGCATACAGCAGCAGGCACAGCAACATTtgcaagcgcaacaacaacaaaatggacAAAACCCAGCCGCACAGATAGCGAGCGCCGCGCAAGCAGCCGCCGCGGCGgtggcgcaacaacaacaacagcagcagcagcaacaacaaggccAACAGCCGCAAAGCCCCACGGGCGATCCGCGCGAGAATGGCGGCGATGGCGTGGGACGGCAGCAGGGCTCACCCTCGACGAGTCCATATCCGCCGCAGCAGCGCGTCAACGGCGGCGGCCCACCCGACGATGATGTCACCATGAATCAG GTCGCCAACCTGCAGGCCAGCCAACAGCAGAACTCGGCGCAATCCAATCCAAACCAAAGCAACAATGACCCGCAACAACACCAGAGCACGGGCCGCGATGGCGGCGCGGGGAATCCACAGCAACAGCACGTACAGAATGGCGGTCCGACGCAACCGGGCCAACCTAACGATAACTTCCAAACACCGCAGGGCGGTGAACTCGGCGGCTACTATGCGCCACGTCATCCAGCGCCGCAAGGCGCCATGCTGCCGCCACCCGGCTTCCCAGCATTACACTATCTCAATAAACCGGTGTTGCCCGGCATGGCGAACGCCATGGAACAGAATGGCGGTCTCGAGGGCTACGCCATGCCCGAGCTGCTGCCAGGCGGCGCCGGCGGCGGTGGTGATCAGCAAGGCAATAATGGTCCGCAGAACGGCGGCGCTGGCGGTAATGGCGGCAATGCACACAACAGCGGCGCAAATGGCAGCGGTGGGGGTGAAGGTGCAGTCGGCGCTGCAGGTGGCGCCGGCAATGGCAATGGCGCTGGCACTGGCACGGGTGGTGCTGGTGGTACGGGCACAGGTACTGGCACCGGCAGTGGACGCGGTCGCCATCCAAATCCGAATAAACCGCCAAAACCGCACAGCGATTTGCGTTTGTTCAAGTGTTTGACCTGCGGCAAGGATTTCAAACAGAAGAGCACACTACTGCAGCACGATCGTATACATACCGATGCGCGTCCGTATCCATGTTCGGAGTGTGGCAAACGTTTCCGTCAACAATCGCATCTGACACAACATTTACGTATACATGCCAATGAGAAACCGTTCACGTGCGGCTATTGTTCGCGCAGCTTCCGTCAGCGGGCGATACTCAACCAACATATACGCATCCATTCGG ATGTCTCACCGAATCTTATCTTCAAGAATGGCCCACATCCGACACTGTGGCCACAGGATGTACCATATCCGGGTGATGAGACTGATACGAAGAATGATATAGCCGGTGGTAGCGGTTATCATGACGAGGATTCACAGGGTACGCCAGACGGCAGCGGCGGTATACATTATCCGTCATACTTTAAGGACAGCAAAGGTAATAAGAACT GGCAAAAGATCTTGCCAGATGTGCTGCAGCATATCGGCGTGCGGCCAGCCAACATGCCGCTCTACGTGCGTTGTCCCATCTGTGACAAGGAGTTCAAGCAGAAGACGACACTGCTGCAACACGGCTGCATACACATCGAGTCGCGCCCGTATCCGTGCCCCGAGTGCGGCAAACGCTTCCGACAGCAGTCGCACCTAACGCAACATTTACGAATACACACGAATGAGAAGCCGTTCGGTTGTTTGTATTGTCCGCGTTTCTTCCGACAGCGCACCATACTGAATCAG cATATTCGTATACACACCGGCGAGAAGCCGTACAAATGCGCGCAATGCGGTAAAGACTTCCGTCAGAAGGCCATACTGGATcagcacacacgcacgcacCAGGTA GGTGATCGTCCATTCTGCTGCCCAATGCCAAATTGCCGACGTCGCTTTGCCACCGAGAACGAGGTGACCAAACACATCGACAACCACATGAATCCGAACACGACAAAACGGCCACGTCAAAGCAACACGAATAATCCGAATGCGGCCAATGCCAACAATCCGAATGCCAACAGTCATGcggccgccgccgccgccgcagcCGCTGCCAATCATCTGATGAACGAGACCAAGAATGCGGCACAACAATTCCTCAACAACAATAATCCGGCTGCGGCTGGTGGCGACAATAAAGCGAATATTTTGCCACGCGCCATGGCGGCCGTACAGAATGCGGCCGTGCAACAGTCGGTCGTCAAGAATGAATTGTACTTCCCGCAGTGTTATGGACCGCCGTTCCAGCAAACGTTTCAGACGCAGGGACAGCCCACAGCGGCGCATAGTGGTGGCGCCGCCTCACAGCCCCCCGTCAATGTGACGGTGCCGAATTCGGTGGCGCCCGGTGTGGTGGTGCAACAGAACACGCCCACATCGGTGGTGGCTCAGTGA
- the LOC105227206 gene encoding myeloid zinc finger 1 isoform X3 has translation MAINFSASFAACIAAGLKVPRQIMYCITQDTGQPYVLYKDSQDGERNPAAIGGSAAQWGSEMYPGIQQQAQQHLQAQQQQNGQNPAAQIASAAQAAAAAVAQQQQQQQQQQQGQQPQSPTGDPRENGGDGVGRQQGSPSTSPYPPQQRVNGGGPPDDDVTMNQVANLQASQQQNSAQSNPNQSNNDPQQHQSTGRDGGAGNPQQQHVQNGGPTQPGQPNDNFQTPQGGELGGYYAPRHPAPQGAMLPPPGFPALHYLNKPVLPGMANAMEQNGGLEGYAMPELLPGGAGGGGDQQGNNGPQNGGAGGNGGNAHNSGANGSGGGEGAVGAAGGAGNGNGAGTGTGGAGGTGTGTGTGSGRGRHPNPNKPPKPHSDLRLFKCLTCGKDFKQKSTLLQHDRIHTDARPYPCSECGKRFRQQSHLTQHLRIHANEKPFTCGYCSRSFRQRAILNQHIRIHSGEKPYACPECGKHFRQKAILNQHVRTHQDVSPNLIFKNGPHPTLWPQDVPYPGDETDTKNDIAGGSGYHDEDSQGTPDGSGGIHYPSYFKDSKGQKILPDVLQHIGVRPANMPLYVRCPICDKEFKQKTTLLQHGCIHIESRPYPCPECGKRFRQQSHLTQHLRIHTNEKPFGCLYCPRFFRQRTILNQHIRIHTGEKPYKCAQCGKDFRQKAILDQHTRTHQGDRPFCCPMPNCRRRFATENEVTKHIDNHMNPNTTKRPRQSNTNNPNAANANNPNANSHAAAAAAAAAANHLMNETKNAAQQFLNNNNPAAAGGDNKANILPRAMAAVQNAAVQQSVVKNELYFPQCYGPPFQQTFQTQGQPTAAHSGGAASQPPVNVTVPNSVAPGVVVQQNTPTSVVAQ, from the exons ATGGCGATCAATTTCTCCGCATCCTTTGCGGCTTGCATCGCCGCTGGACTGAAGGTACCGCGACAAATAATGTATTGCATCACGCAAGACACCGGCCAGCCCTATGTGCTGTACAAGGACTCACAGGATGGCGAACGCAATCCGGCCGCGATTGGCGGTTCGGCCGCGCAGTGGGGCAGCGAAATGTATCCGGGCATACAGCAGCAGGCACAGCAACATTtgcaagcgcaacaacaacaaaatggacAAAACCCAGCCGCACAGATAGCGAGCGCCGCGCAAGCAGCCGCCGCGGCGgtggcgcaacaacaacaacagcagcagcagcaacaacaaggccAACAGCCGCAAAGCCCCACGGGCGATCCGCGCGAGAATGGCGGCGATGGCGTGGGACGGCAGCAGGGCTCACCCTCGACGAGTCCATATCCGCCGCAGCAGCGCGTCAACGGCGGCGGCCCACCCGACGATGATGTCACCATGAATCAG GTCGCCAACCTGCAGGCCAGCCAACAGCAGAACTCGGCGCAATCCAATCCAAACCAAAGCAACAATGACCCGCAACAACACCAGAGCACGGGCCGCGATGGCGGCGCGGGGAATCCACAGCAACAGCACGTACAGAATGGCGGTCCGACGCAACCGGGCCAACCTAACGATAACTTCCAAACACCGCAGGGCGGTGAACTCGGCGGCTACTATGCGCCACGTCATCCAGCGCCGCAAGGCGCCATGCTGCCGCCACCCGGCTTCCCAGCATTACACTATCTCAATAAACCGGTGTTGCCCGGCATGGCGAACGCCATGGAACAGAATGGCGGTCTCGAGGGCTACGCCATGCCCGAGCTGCTGCCAGGCGGCGCCGGCGGCGGTGGTGATCAGCAAGGCAATAATGGTCCGCAGAACGGCGGCGCTGGCGGTAATGGCGGCAATGCACACAACAGCGGCGCAAATGGCAGCGGTGGGGGTGAAGGTGCAGTCGGCGCTGCAGGTGGCGCCGGCAATGGCAATGGCGCTGGCACTGGCACGGGTGGTGCTGGTGGTACGGGCACAGGTACTGGCACCGGCAGTGGACGCGGTCGCCATCCAAATCCGAATAAACCGCCAAAACCGCACAGCGATTTGCGTTTGTTCAAGTGTTTGACCTGCGGCAAGGATTTCAAACAGAAGAGCACACTACTGCAGCACGATCGTATACATACCGATGCGCGTCCGTATCCATGTTCGGAGTGTGGCAAACGTTTCCGTCAACAATCGCATCTGACACAACATTTACGTATACATGCCAATGAGAAACCGTTCACGTGCGGCTATTGTTCGCGCAGCTTCCGTCAGCGGGCGATACTCAACCAACATATACGCATCCATTCGGGTGAGAAGCCCTACGCATGCCCAGAGTGCGGCAAGCACTTTCGCCAGAAGGCCATCCTCAATCAACATGTGCGCACCCACCAAG ATGTCTCACCGAATCTTATCTTCAAGAATGGCCCACATCCGACACTGTGGCCACAGGATGTACCATATCCGGGTGATGAGACTGATACGAAGAATGATATAGCCGGTGGTAGCGGTTATCATGACGAGGATTCACAGGGTACGCCAGACGGCAGCGGCGGTATACATTATCCGTCATACTTTAAGGACAGCAAAG GGCAAAAGATCTTGCCAGATGTGCTGCAGCATATCGGCGTGCGGCCAGCCAACATGCCGCTCTACGTGCGTTGTCCCATCTGTGACAAGGAGTTCAAGCAGAAGACGACACTGCTGCAACACGGCTGCATACACATCGAGTCGCGCCCGTATCCGTGCCCCGAGTGCGGCAAACGCTTCCGACAGCAGTCGCACCTAACGCAACATTTACGAATACACACGAATGAGAAGCCGTTCGGTTGTTTGTATTGTCCGCGTTTCTTCCGACAGCGCACCATACTGAATCAG cATATTCGTATACACACCGGCGAGAAGCCGTACAAATGCGCGCAATGCGGTAAAGACTTCCGTCAGAAGGCCATACTGGATcagcacacacgcacgcacCAG GGTGATCGTCCATTCTGCTGCCCAATGCCAAATTGCCGACGTCGCTTTGCCACCGAGAACGAGGTGACCAAACACATCGACAACCACATGAATCCGAACACGACAAAACGGCCACGTCAAAGCAACACGAATAATCCGAATGCGGCCAATGCCAACAATCCGAATGCCAACAGTCATGcggccgccgccgccgccgcagcCGCTGCCAATCATCTGATGAACGAGACCAAGAATGCGGCACAACAATTCCTCAACAACAATAATCCGGCTGCGGCTGGTGGCGACAATAAAGCGAATATTTTGCCACGCGCCATGGCGGCCGTACAGAATGCGGCCGTGCAACAGTCGGTCGTCAAGAATGAATTGTACTTCCCGCAGTGTTATGGACCGCCGTTCCAGCAAACGTTTCAGACGCAGGGACAGCCCACAGCGGCGCATAGTGGTGGCGCCGCCTCACAGCCCCCCGTCAATGTGACGGTGCCGAATTCGGTGGCGCCCGGTGTGGTGGTGCAACAGAACACGCCCACATCGGTGGTGGCTCAGTGA
- the LOC105227206 gene encoding myeloid zinc finger 1 isoform X1 yields the protein MAINFSASFAACIAAGLKVPRQIMYCITQDTGQPYVLYKDSQDGERNPAAIGGSAAQWGSEMYPGIQQQAQQHLQAQQQQNGQNPAAQIASAAQAAAAAVAQQQQQQQQQQQGQQPQSPTGDPRENGGDGVGRQQGSPSTSPYPPQQRVNGGGPPDDDVTMNQVANLQASQQQNSAQSNPNQSNNDPQQHQSTGRDGGAGNPQQQHVQNGGPTQPGQPNDNFQTPQGGELGGYYAPRHPAPQGAMLPPPGFPALHYLNKPVLPGMANAMEQNGGLEGYAMPELLPGGAGGGGDQQGNNGPQNGGAGGNGGNAHNSGANGSGGGEGAVGAAGGAGNGNGAGTGTGGAGGTGTGTGTGSGRGRHPNPNKPPKPHSDLRLFKCLTCGKDFKQKSTLLQHDRIHTDARPYPCSECGKRFRQQSHLTQHLRIHANEKPFTCGYCSRSFRQRAILNQHIRIHSGEKPYACPECGKHFRQKAILNQHVRTHQDVSPNLIFKNGPHPTLWPQDVPYPGDETDTKNDIAGGSGYHDEDSQGTPDGSGGIHYPSYFKDSKGNKNWQKILPDVLQHIGVRPANMPLYVRCPICDKEFKQKTTLLQHGCIHIESRPYPCPECGKRFRQQSHLTQHLRIHTNEKPFGCLYCPRFFRQRTILNQHIRIHTGEKPYKCAQCGKDFRQKAILDQHTRTHQVGDRPFCCPMPNCRRRFATENEVTKHIDNHMNPNTTKRPRQSNTNNPNAANANNPNANSHAAAAAAAAAANHLMNETKNAAQQFLNNNNPAAAGGDNKANILPRAMAAVQNAAVQQSVVKNELYFPQCYGPPFQQTFQTQGQPTAAHSGGAASQPPVNVTVPNSVAPGVVVQQNTPTSVVAQ from the exons ATGGCGATCAATTTCTCCGCATCCTTTGCGGCTTGCATCGCCGCTGGACTGAAGGTACCGCGACAAATAATGTATTGCATCACGCAAGACACCGGCCAGCCCTATGTGCTGTACAAGGACTCACAGGATGGCGAACGCAATCCGGCCGCGATTGGCGGTTCGGCCGCGCAGTGGGGCAGCGAAATGTATCCGGGCATACAGCAGCAGGCACAGCAACATTtgcaagcgcaacaacaacaaaatggacAAAACCCAGCCGCACAGATAGCGAGCGCCGCGCAAGCAGCCGCCGCGGCGgtggcgcaacaacaacaacagcagcagcagcaacaacaaggccAACAGCCGCAAAGCCCCACGGGCGATCCGCGCGAGAATGGCGGCGATGGCGTGGGACGGCAGCAGGGCTCACCCTCGACGAGTCCATATCCGCCGCAGCAGCGCGTCAACGGCGGCGGCCCACCCGACGATGATGTCACCATGAATCAG GTCGCCAACCTGCAGGCCAGCCAACAGCAGAACTCGGCGCAATCCAATCCAAACCAAAGCAACAATGACCCGCAACAACACCAGAGCACGGGCCGCGATGGCGGCGCGGGGAATCCACAGCAACAGCACGTACAGAATGGCGGTCCGACGCAACCGGGCCAACCTAACGATAACTTCCAAACACCGCAGGGCGGTGAACTCGGCGGCTACTATGCGCCACGTCATCCAGCGCCGCAAGGCGCCATGCTGCCGCCACCCGGCTTCCCAGCATTACACTATCTCAATAAACCGGTGTTGCCCGGCATGGCGAACGCCATGGAACAGAATGGCGGTCTCGAGGGCTACGCCATGCCCGAGCTGCTGCCAGGCGGCGCCGGCGGCGGTGGTGATCAGCAAGGCAATAATGGTCCGCAGAACGGCGGCGCTGGCGGTAATGGCGGCAATGCACACAACAGCGGCGCAAATGGCAGCGGTGGGGGTGAAGGTGCAGTCGGCGCTGCAGGTGGCGCCGGCAATGGCAATGGCGCTGGCACTGGCACGGGTGGTGCTGGTGGTACGGGCACAGGTACTGGCACCGGCAGTGGACGCGGTCGCCATCCAAATCCGAATAAACCGCCAAAACCGCACAGCGATTTGCGTTTGTTCAAGTGTTTGACCTGCGGCAAGGATTTCAAACAGAAGAGCACACTACTGCAGCACGATCGTATACATACCGATGCGCGTCCGTATCCATGTTCGGAGTGTGGCAAACGTTTCCGTCAACAATCGCATCTGACACAACATTTACGTATACATGCCAATGAGAAACCGTTCACGTGCGGCTATTGTTCGCGCAGCTTCCGTCAGCGGGCGATACTCAACCAACATATACGCATCCATTCGGGTGAGAAGCCCTACGCATGCCCAGAGTGCGGCAAGCACTTTCGCCAGAAGGCCATCCTCAATCAACATGTGCGCACCCACCAAG ATGTCTCACCGAATCTTATCTTCAAGAATGGCCCACATCCGACACTGTGGCCACAGGATGTACCATATCCGGGTGATGAGACTGATACGAAGAATGATATAGCCGGTGGTAGCGGTTATCATGACGAGGATTCACAGGGTACGCCAGACGGCAGCGGCGGTATACATTATCCGTCATACTTTAAGGACAGCAAAGGTAATAAGAACT GGCAAAAGATCTTGCCAGATGTGCTGCAGCATATCGGCGTGCGGCCAGCCAACATGCCGCTCTACGTGCGTTGTCCCATCTGTGACAAGGAGTTCAAGCAGAAGACGACACTGCTGCAACACGGCTGCATACACATCGAGTCGCGCCCGTATCCGTGCCCCGAGTGCGGCAAACGCTTCCGACAGCAGTCGCACCTAACGCAACATTTACGAATACACACGAATGAGAAGCCGTTCGGTTGTTTGTATTGTCCGCGTTTCTTCCGACAGCGCACCATACTGAATCAG cATATTCGTATACACACCGGCGAGAAGCCGTACAAATGCGCGCAATGCGGTAAAGACTTCCGTCAGAAGGCCATACTGGATcagcacacacgcacgcacCAGGTA GGTGATCGTCCATTCTGCTGCCCAATGCCAAATTGCCGACGTCGCTTTGCCACCGAGAACGAGGTGACCAAACACATCGACAACCACATGAATCCGAACACGACAAAACGGCCACGTCAAAGCAACACGAATAATCCGAATGCGGCCAATGCCAACAATCCGAATGCCAACAGTCATGcggccgccgccgccgccgcagcCGCTGCCAATCATCTGATGAACGAGACCAAGAATGCGGCACAACAATTCCTCAACAACAATAATCCGGCTGCGGCTGGTGGCGACAATAAAGCGAATATTTTGCCACGCGCCATGGCGGCCGTACAGAATGCGGCCGTGCAACAGTCGGTCGTCAAGAATGAATTGTACTTCCCGCAGTGTTATGGACCGCCGTTCCAGCAAACGTTTCAGACGCAGGGACAGCCCACAGCGGCGCATAGTGGTGGCGCCGCCTCACAGCCCCCCGTCAATGTGACGGTGCCGAATTCGGTGGCGCCCGGTGTGGTGGTGCAACAGAACACGCCCACATCGGTGGTGGCTCAGTGA
- the LOC105227206 gene encoding myeloid zinc finger 1 isoform X2 yields the protein MAINFSASFAACIAAGLKVPRQIMYCITQDTGQPYVLYKDSQDGERNPAAIGGSAAQWGSEMYPGIQQQAQQHLQAQQQQNGQNPAAQIASAAQAAAAAVAQQQQQQQQQQQGQQPQSPTGDPRENGGDGVGRQQGSPSTSPYPPQQRVNGGGPPDDDVTMNQVANLQASQQQNSAQSNPNQSNNDPQQHQSTGRDGGAGNPQQQHVQNGGPTQPGQPNDNFQTPQGGELGGYYAPRHPAPQGAMLPPPGFPALHYLNKPVLPGMANAMEQNGGLEGYAMPELLPGGAGGGGDQQGNNGPQNGGAGGNGGNAHNSGANGSGGGEGAVGAAGGAGNGNGAGTGTGGAGGTGTGTGTGSGRGRHPNPNKPPKPHSDLRLFKCLTCGKDFKQKSTLLQHDRIHTDARPYPCSECGKRFRQQSHLTQHLRIHANEKPFTCGYCSRSFRQRAILNQHIRIHSGEKPYACPECGKHFRQKAILNQHVRTHQDVSPNLIFKNGPHPTLWPQDVPYPGDETDTKNDIAGGSGYHDEDSQGTPDGSGGIHYPSYFKDSKGNKNWQKILPDVLQHIGVRPANMPLYVRCPICDKEFKQKTTLLQHGCIHIESRPYPCPECGKRFRQQSHLTQHLRIHTNEKPFGCLYCPRFFRQRTILNQHIRIHTGEKPYKCAQCGKDFRQKAILDQHTRTHQGDRPFCCPMPNCRRRFATENEVTKHIDNHMNPNTTKRPRQSNTNNPNAANANNPNANSHAAAAAAAAAANHLMNETKNAAQQFLNNNNPAAAGGDNKANILPRAMAAVQNAAVQQSVVKNELYFPQCYGPPFQQTFQTQGQPTAAHSGGAASQPPVNVTVPNSVAPGVVVQQNTPTSVVAQ from the exons ATGGCGATCAATTTCTCCGCATCCTTTGCGGCTTGCATCGCCGCTGGACTGAAGGTACCGCGACAAATAATGTATTGCATCACGCAAGACACCGGCCAGCCCTATGTGCTGTACAAGGACTCACAGGATGGCGAACGCAATCCGGCCGCGATTGGCGGTTCGGCCGCGCAGTGGGGCAGCGAAATGTATCCGGGCATACAGCAGCAGGCACAGCAACATTtgcaagcgcaacaacaacaaaatggacAAAACCCAGCCGCACAGATAGCGAGCGCCGCGCAAGCAGCCGCCGCGGCGgtggcgcaacaacaacaacagcagcagcagcaacaacaaggccAACAGCCGCAAAGCCCCACGGGCGATCCGCGCGAGAATGGCGGCGATGGCGTGGGACGGCAGCAGGGCTCACCCTCGACGAGTCCATATCCGCCGCAGCAGCGCGTCAACGGCGGCGGCCCACCCGACGATGATGTCACCATGAATCAG GTCGCCAACCTGCAGGCCAGCCAACAGCAGAACTCGGCGCAATCCAATCCAAACCAAAGCAACAATGACCCGCAACAACACCAGAGCACGGGCCGCGATGGCGGCGCGGGGAATCCACAGCAACAGCACGTACAGAATGGCGGTCCGACGCAACCGGGCCAACCTAACGATAACTTCCAAACACCGCAGGGCGGTGAACTCGGCGGCTACTATGCGCCACGTCATCCAGCGCCGCAAGGCGCCATGCTGCCGCCACCCGGCTTCCCAGCATTACACTATCTCAATAAACCGGTGTTGCCCGGCATGGCGAACGCCATGGAACAGAATGGCGGTCTCGAGGGCTACGCCATGCCCGAGCTGCTGCCAGGCGGCGCCGGCGGCGGTGGTGATCAGCAAGGCAATAATGGTCCGCAGAACGGCGGCGCTGGCGGTAATGGCGGCAATGCACACAACAGCGGCGCAAATGGCAGCGGTGGGGGTGAAGGTGCAGTCGGCGCTGCAGGTGGCGCCGGCAATGGCAATGGCGCTGGCACTGGCACGGGTGGTGCTGGTGGTACGGGCACAGGTACTGGCACCGGCAGTGGACGCGGTCGCCATCCAAATCCGAATAAACCGCCAAAACCGCACAGCGATTTGCGTTTGTTCAAGTGTTTGACCTGCGGCAAGGATTTCAAACAGAAGAGCACACTACTGCAGCACGATCGTATACATACCGATGCGCGTCCGTATCCATGTTCGGAGTGTGGCAAACGTTTCCGTCAACAATCGCATCTGACACAACATTTACGTATACATGCCAATGAGAAACCGTTCACGTGCGGCTATTGTTCGCGCAGCTTCCGTCAGCGGGCGATACTCAACCAACATATACGCATCCATTCGGGTGAGAAGCCCTACGCATGCCCAGAGTGCGGCAAGCACTTTCGCCAGAAGGCCATCCTCAATCAACATGTGCGCACCCACCAAG ATGTCTCACCGAATCTTATCTTCAAGAATGGCCCACATCCGACACTGTGGCCACAGGATGTACCATATCCGGGTGATGAGACTGATACGAAGAATGATATAGCCGGTGGTAGCGGTTATCATGACGAGGATTCACAGGGTACGCCAGACGGCAGCGGCGGTATACATTATCCGTCATACTTTAAGGACAGCAAAGGTAATAAGAACT GGCAAAAGATCTTGCCAGATGTGCTGCAGCATATCGGCGTGCGGCCAGCCAACATGCCGCTCTACGTGCGTTGTCCCATCTGTGACAAGGAGTTCAAGCAGAAGACGACACTGCTGCAACACGGCTGCATACACATCGAGTCGCGCCCGTATCCGTGCCCCGAGTGCGGCAAACGCTTCCGACAGCAGTCGCACCTAACGCAACATTTACGAATACACACGAATGAGAAGCCGTTCGGTTGTTTGTATTGTCCGCGTTTCTTCCGACAGCGCACCATACTGAATCAG cATATTCGTATACACACCGGCGAGAAGCCGTACAAATGCGCGCAATGCGGTAAAGACTTCCGTCAGAAGGCCATACTGGATcagcacacacgcacgcacCAG GGTGATCGTCCATTCTGCTGCCCAATGCCAAATTGCCGACGTCGCTTTGCCACCGAGAACGAGGTGACCAAACACATCGACAACCACATGAATCCGAACACGACAAAACGGCCACGTCAAAGCAACACGAATAATCCGAATGCGGCCAATGCCAACAATCCGAATGCCAACAGTCATGcggccgccgccgccgccgcagcCGCTGCCAATCATCTGATGAACGAGACCAAGAATGCGGCACAACAATTCCTCAACAACAATAATCCGGCTGCGGCTGGTGGCGACAATAAAGCGAATATTTTGCCACGCGCCATGGCGGCCGTACAGAATGCGGCCGTGCAACAGTCGGTCGTCAAGAATGAATTGTACTTCCCGCAGTGTTATGGACCGCCGTTCCAGCAAACGTTTCAGACGCAGGGACAGCCCACAGCGGCGCATAGTGGTGGCGCCGCCTCACAGCCCCCCGTCAATGTGACGGTGCCGAATTCGGTGGCGCCCGGTGTGGTGGTGCAACAGAACACGCCCACATCGGTGGTGGCTCAGTGA